In one Leptospira yasudae genomic region, the following are encoded:
- a CDS encoding TIGR04452 family lipoprotein, with the protein MKKWFITSLIPFLLLTNCYLFDTIGLSIPDTVSGTEAKNQILTSALIGAIASPDNTAIIAVISPQLAKVDEDRYYKKADVDDCANSALIINLATIDIGGFTCNLEPREYVLWWVY; encoded by the coding sequence ATGAAAAAGTGGTTCATCACTTCCCTGATTCCTTTTCTGTTGCTTACAAACTGTTACCTTTTTGATACGATCGGACTTTCCATTCCGGATACCGTTTCCGGAACCGAAGCTAAAAATCAAATCTTGACCAGCGCTTTGATCGGTGCGATCGCTTCTCCGGACAACACCGCGATTATCGCCGTGATTTCTCCGCAGCTTGCGAAAGTCGACGAAGATCGTTATTATAAAAAAGCGGATGTGGATGATTGCGCGAATTCCGCGCTGATCATCAACCTCGCTACGATCGATATCGGCGGTTTTACTTGTAACTTGGAACCGAGAGAATACGTTCTTTGGTGGGTTTATTAA
- a CDS encoding M15 family metallopeptidase: protein MKILFSILTVFFLQNALFAQTGNVSNDSYVLGDFKQEAVLTAYSNPGESRVHYLRKDVLEKLLELFQAYQRENPEEKQKPFIVSAFRSFKDQKGIWEEKYSGKRKMREPVKGKTPQEIISLILEFSSAPGTSRHHWGTDIDLNALENSYFEKGGRGEKFYLWMTKNAKRFGFCQPYSPKTSRGNKGYNEEKWHWSYAPVANQLQNDWVRLFKEGKIQFKGKFLGGEFLENLPLEYVTSVNPECGSIR from the coding sequence ATGAAAATTCTATTCTCTATCCTTACGGTTTTCTTTTTGCAAAACGCATTGTTTGCTCAGACGGGAAACGTTTCGAACGACTCGTATGTACTCGGTGATTTTAAACAAGAAGCGGTTTTAACCGCTTATTCCAATCCGGGAGAATCCAGAGTTCATTATCTACGAAAAGACGTTTTGGAAAAACTTCTGGAACTCTTTCAAGCGTATCAAAGGGAAAATCCGGAAGAAAAACAGAAGCCCTTTATCGTTTCCGCATTCCGTTCGTTTAAGGATCAAAAAGGAATCTGGGAAGAAAAGTATTCCGGTAAACGAAAAATGCGCGAACCCGTTAAAGGGAAAACTCCTCAGGAAATCATTTCGCTAATCTTGGAATTTTCCAGCGCTCCCGGAACTTCCAGACATCACTGGGGAACGGACATCGACCTAAACGCATTAGAAAATTCTTATTTTGAAAAGGGCGGACGCGGAGAAAAATTCTATCTTTGGATGACGAAGAACGCGAAACGTTTCGGATTCTGTCAGCCTTATTCTCCGAAAACTTCCCGCGGAAACAAAGGATACAACGAAGAAAAATGGCACTGGTCGTATGCGCCCGTTGCAAACCAACTTCAAAACGACTGGGTTCGTTTATTCAAAGAGGGAAAGATTCAGTTCAAAGGAAAATTCTTAGGCGGAGAATTTTTGGAGAATCTTCCGTTGGAATACGTGACTTCCGTAAATCCGGAATGCGGATCGATCCGCTGA
- a CDS encoding Hpt domain-containing protein, whose product MLVDWNRLDSLKQGDDEEEAAWLKEMVESLLTNMEVRVKNIVRFTEEKKDAELQAELHQTKGVSANFGLEDLRALVTEAEQLLKTADSNSSYALSLKTPALWEQTKNELKKKFGIQ is encoded by the coding sequence ATGCTTGTGGACTGGAACAGACTGGATTCTCTGAAACAGGGAGACGATGAGGAAGAAGCCGCATGGTTGAAAGAAATGGTGGAATCTCTCCTCACAAATATGGAAGTTCGAGTCAAAAACATCGTTCGTTTTACCGAGGAAAAAAAAGATGCGGAGCTTCAAGCGGAGCTACATCAGACCAAAGGAGTTTCCGCTAATTTCGGCTTGGAAGATTTGAGAGCGTTAGTCACCGAAGCGGAACAGCTTTTGAAAACCGCGGATTCGAATTCTTCGTATGCTCTGAGTTTGAAAACTCCCGCGCTTTGGGAACAAACCAAAAACGAACTCAAAAAGAAATTCGGGATTCAATAG
- the recG gene encoding ATP-dependent DNA helicase RecG encodes MKNSVSKTENTNGNSGLLSPVTVIKGVGPAKAAALASIGIHTLQDLLNFFPRRYLDRNLTDNVLLKTGETVTLIVEVVDAYLAHGKKSRLVVGAKTRNNERISIVFFRGVNFFQKIFQPGTTLVATGKLEYFRGFQLIHPDYEILTSAIKPTYAVGSTGSKKKETQEPEEELAELPEMIHAGRIIPLYPSGEALKSEGLDSRGFRKILYSALEKLKGKIPEILPGEIVQRRDLIQREESYREIHFPTDEGSLDNAKYRLKYEELFYFNLLIEHKKKEREKIKRVLWPLPKSETAETVRKNLPFQLTDDQNSALEKINDLTKKDQPIAVLLQGDVGSGKTLVALLTALRYMDNQIQVCMVAPTEILARQHYQTILSFLGNMPFLGIELLVGKEPKKNRYEKLYRIKKGDALFVIGTHSVFQDDVIFSELGLVIIDEQHKFGVDQRETLRSKGKNPDILAMTATPIPRTLCLTLYGDLDLLTIKSKPKGRMPIQTKWFQEDRREGVYKSIRKYVSSGRQCYIVYPLVEESEKVDLKSCIEAYEQLKHEIFPDFEVGLVHGKMETEEKDRVMKEFSKNRIQILVSTTVIEVGIDVPNATVMVIEHADRFGISQLHQLRGRVGRGDQESFCILMTDSKVTEDAKVRLDAMVNLSDGFALSEIDLQLRGPGELMGVRQSGLPDFRIADLREDSKLIELTREDAALFGNPGDLEKEEIRGRFSEGRLLFSN; translated from the coding sequence ATGAAGAACTCGGTCTCTAAAACGGAAAATACGAACGGAAACAGCGGACTTCTTTCGCCCGTTACGGTCATCAAAGGAGTGGGCCCGGCGAAAGCTGCGGCTCTCGCATCCATCGGCATTCATACGCTTCAGGATCTTCTCAACTTTTTTCCGAGAAGATATTTGGACCGCAATCTTACGGACAATGTCCTTTTAAAAACCGGGGAAACCGTAACCCTCATCGTAGAAGTCGTGGACGCGTATCTCGCGCACGGAAAAAAGTCGAGACTCGTAGTAGGCGCCAAAACGAGAAACAACGAAAGAATTTCGATCGTATTCTTTCGCGGAGTGAATTTCTTTCAGAAAATCTTTCAACCGGGAACCACGTTAGTCGCAACGGGCAAGCTCGAATACTTCCGCGGATTTCAACTCATTCATCCAGATTACGAAATTCTTACGAGCGCGATCAAACCGACATACGCGGTCGGTTCTACCGGTTCCAAAAAAAAGGAAACGCAGGAACCGGAAGAAGAATTGGCCGAACTTCCCGAAATGATTCACGCCGGACGAATCATTCCCTTATATCCTTCGGGAGAAGCGTTGAAATCGGAAGGGCTCGATTCCAGAGGATTCCGAAAAATCCTTTACTCGGCCTTGGAAAAGTTAAAGGGAAAAATTCCGGAGATTCTTCCCGGCGAAATCGTTCAACGAAGAGACCTGATTCAACGAGAAGAATCGTATCGCGAGATTCACTTTCCGACCGACGAAGGTTCTCTGGATAACGCGAAATACAGACTCAAATACGAGGAACTGTTTTACTTCAATCTTTTGATCGAACACAAAAAGAAAGAACGGGAAAAGATCAAACGCGTTCTATGGCCTTTGCCGAAATCGGAAACCGCGGAAACCGTTCGGAAAAATCTTCCCTTTCAGCTCACGGACGATCAGAATTCAGCTTTGGAAAAGATCAACGATCTCACGAAAAAAGATCAGCCGATTGCGGTTCTTCTGCAAGGCGATGTGGGTTCCGGAAAGACGTTAGTCGCTCTTTTGACCGCACTGCGTTATATGGACAATCAGATCCAAGTCTGCATGGTCGCGCCTACGGAAATTCTCGCGAGACAACACTATCAAACCATTCTTTCCTTTTTAGGAAACATGCCTTTTTTGGGAATCGAGCTTCTCGTGGGAAAGGAACCGAAAAAGAACCGATATGAAAAACTCTACCGCATTAAAAAGGGGGACGCGTTGTTCGTCATCGGAACCCACAGCGTCTTTCAGGACGACGTGATCTTTTCCGAACTCGGTCTCGTAATCATAGACGAACAACACAAATTCGGAGTGGATCAAAGAGAAACCCTCCGCTCCAAAGGAAAAAACCCGGACATTCTCGCGATGACCGCGACTCCGATTCCCAGAACACTATGTTTAACTCTTTACGGTGATTTGGATCTTTTGACGATCAAATCCAAACCCAAAGGAAGAATGCCGATCCAGACGAAATGGTTTCAAGAGGATCGAAGAGAAGGCGTTTACAAATCCATCCGCAAATACGTTTCCTCCGGAAGACAATGTTACATCGTCTACCCTCTCGTGGAAGAATCCGAAAAAGTGGATCTCAAATCCTGCATCGAAGCGTACGAACAATTAAAACACGAGATCTTCCCCGATTTCGAAGTCGGTCTTGTTCACGGAAAAATGGAAACCGAAGAGAAAGACCGTGTAATGAAGGAATTTTCCAAAAATAGAATTCAGATTCTCGTATCAACGACCGTGATCGAAGTCGGAATCGACGTTCCCAATGCGACCGTGATGGTGATCGAACACGCGGATCGTTTCGGGATTTCCCAGCTTCATCAGTTGCGCGGACGAGTCGGTCGAGGAGATCAGGAAAGTTTTTGTATTCTGATGACCGATTCGAAAGTCACGGAAGACGCAAAAGTCAGACTCGACGCGATGGTGAATCTTTCTGACGGATTCGCGTTATCCGAAATCGATCTTCAACTCAGAGGACCGGGAGAATTGATGGGAGTTCGTCAAAGCGGTCTTCCCGATTTCAGGATCGCGGATTTACGAGAGGATTCTAAGTTGATCGAGCTAACGAGAGAAGACGCCGCGTTGTTCGGAAACCCGGGAGATTTGGAAAAGGAAGAGATTCGGGGAAGATTCAGCGAAGGAAGATTGTTGTTTTCGAATTAA
- the lpxA gene encoding acyl-ACP--UDP-N-acetylglucosamine O-acyltransferase, translating into MKIHPTAIIDPRAELHESVEVGPYSIIEGHVSIQEGTIIENHVKICAGSEIGKFNRFHQGAVIGVMPQDLGFNQQLLTKTIIGDNNIFREYSNIHKGTKEDSPTVIGNKNYFMGNTHVGHDCILGNNNILTHGCVLAGHVTLGSFAFISGLAAVHQFCFVGDYAMVAGLAKVVQDVPPYSTVDGNPSTVVGLNSVGMKRAGFSPDVRNAIKHAYKIIYHSGFTTRKALDELEASGNLIDQVKYIIKFFRDSDRGVTDHR; encoded by the coding sequence ATGAAAATACATCCGACTGCGATTATCGACCCTAGAGCCGAATTGCACGAATCCGTCGAGGTCGGTCCTTATTCCATTATCGAAGGACACGTTTCCATTCAAGAAGGAACGATCATCGAAAACCACGTGAAAATTTGTGCGGGTTCCGAGATCGGAAAATTCAATCGTTTTCACCAAGGCGCCGTTATCGGCGTAATGCCTCAGGATCTGGGATTCAATCAGCAATTATTGACTAAGACGATCATCGGCGACAATAATATTTTTCGCGAATACTCCAACATTCATAAGGGAACCAAAGAGGATTCTCCCACCGTAATCGGTAATAAAAATTATTTTATGGGGAACACGCACGTCGGTCACGATTGTATACTCGGAAACAATAACATCCTAACGCACGGTTGTGTGCTTGCTGGTCACGTGACTTTGGGAAGCTTTGCGTTTATCTCCGGTTTGGCAGCGGTTCATCAGTTCTGCTTTGTGGGTGATTACGCGATGGTGGCAGGTCTTGCGAAGGTCGTTCAGGACGTTCCTCCGTATTCCACCGTCGACGGAAACCCGAGTACGGTCGTCGGTTTGAACAGCGTAGGCATGAAACGGGCGGGGTTTTCTCCCGATGTTCGGAACGCGATCAAACACGCGTATAAAATCATCTATCATTCCGGTTTTACCACAAGAAAGGCTTTGGACGAACTCGAGGCTTCCGGAAATCTGATCGATCAAGTTAAGTATATTATAAAATTCTTTAGGGATAGCGATCGGGGAGTAACGGATCACAGGTGA
- a CDS encoding ankyrin repeat domain-containing protein, which yields MKNFAFFVLIALLLYDCSHDTKLIRAIKERNLEEARSLLRRGENVNAIGECYNALSVAVMNGNPDFIELLLSSGSDPNVRNYECFKPIPYGRSVPIGRDTALIYSTDLNITKMLIGYGADPNILDIHGDSALKKAILRGLDDITGYLISKGANVNLFNKDGKNIHLEALKTLQDSKPNIYERILNLLTNANAKDLDLNTIPSDSSIHDRYRHSVCGNSTKMEKNLAETITKRPQLFSPQTYCASERAFSHFSEFSWEDNGQNMMHWYIKRLKDVKTSPTPAPKTQPQTHSNY from the coding sequence ATGAAGAATTTCGCCTTCTTCGTTTTAATCGCGCTCCTTCTCTACGATTGCAGCCATGACACAAAACTCATCCGAGCCATTAAAGAAAGAAATTTAGAAGAAGCGCGATCCTTACTTCGCCGAGGTGAAAACGTAAACGCAATCGGAGAATGCTACAACGCTCTGAGCGTCGCCGTGATGAACGGAAACCCAGATTTCATCGAACTTCTACTTTCCAGCGGTTCCGATCCGAACGTCCGCAACTACGAATGTTTCAAACCGATTCCTTACGGAAGAAGCGTTCCTATCGGGCGTGATACGGCGCTCATCTATTCGACCGACTTGAATATTACGAAAATGTTAATCGGATACGGAGCCGATCCGAATATTCTGGATATTCACGGAGATTCCGCTTTAAAGAAGGCGATTCTCCGGGGTTTGGACGATATTACGGGATATTTGATTTCCAAAGGCGCGAACGTAAATCTTTTCAACAAAGATGGAAAGAACATTCATCTGGAAGCGTTGAAGACTCTTCAAGACAGCAAACCCAACATATACGAACGGATTCTCAATTTGTTGACGAACGCCAACGCGAAGGATTTGGATCTGAATACGATTCCAAGCGATTCTTCGATTCATGATCGGTATCGCCATTCCGTTTGCGGAAACTCGACGAAGATGGAAAAGAATCTCGCGGAAACGATCACAAAACGTCCTCAGTTGTTTTCTCCACAGACCTATTGCGCTTCCGAACGAGCGTTTTCTCATTTCAGCGAATTTTCCTGGGAAGACAATGGCCAGAACATGATGCACTGGTATATCAAACGACTGAAGGATGTGAAGACCTCTCCCACTCCTGCGCCGAAAACACAACCTCAAACACATTCAAACTATTGA
- a CDS encoding metallophosphoesterase family protein, with translation MKIIYLTDIHDGLRGLKEILQQTTADLYLFSGDIIYKAFFSTDRIIEFCTIQEEMYRISKDQKEEINAYDYATRAIRFPEKYSSDIVEKSKEYRTLFHQAAKTMKEKYELIEILIQKYSRAPVRVLPGNYDIDLQYSALYERDIHRKTFEQDGYKFAGYGGAPILTSGIPEKLAVKFHEYNRNGKSYSEPEDFFKEEQPDVVVIHNPPYGFLDKIPNYGNVGSQGIRRYLDDYHPALVVSGHVHEDQGVIKKGKTVFLNPSNFGAVDSVFGFQPGGFFSEIFLENGLVETVKLNRLVDHKIRLLMNVDCRGNVPCVTFVSQDSEVSAEDFVRI, from the coding sequence ATGAAAATCATCTATCTGACTGATATCCACGACGGTCTGAGAGGATTGAAAGAGATCCTTCAGCAAACGACGGCCGATCTATATCTCTTTTCAGGCGACATTATCTACAAAGCCTTCTTCAGTACCGACCGCATCATAGAATTCTGCACAATTCAAGAGGAGATGTATCGAATCTCCAAAGATCAAAAAGAGGAAATCAACGCTTACGATTATGCGACAAGAGCGATTCGTTTTCCCGAAAAATACAGTTCCGATATAGTCGAAAAATCTAAAGAATACAGAACTCTCTTTCATCAAGCGGCAAAAACGATGAAGGAAAAATACGAACTCATCGAAATCCTCATTCAAAAGTATTCCCGCGCACCTGTAAGAGTTCTTCCGGGAAACTACGACATCGATCTTCAATACAGCGCTCTTTATGAACGCGACATTCATCGCAAGACGTTCGAACAGGACGGTTATAAGTTCGCAGGTTACGGCGGCGCTCCGATTCTCACTTCCGGAATTCCGGAAAAGCTCGCCGTCAAATTTCACGAATACAACCGCAACGGTAAGAGTTACAGCGAACCCGAAGACTTCTTCAAGGAAGAACAGCCGGACGTCGTCGTGATTCATAATCCCCCTTACGGTTTTTTGGATAAGATTCCCAACTACGGAAACGTGGGTTCTCAGGGAATTCGAAGATACTTGGACGATTATCATCCGGCGCTCGTCGTTTCGGGGCACGTGCACGAAGACCAAGGCGTGATCAAAAAAGGGAAAACCGTATTCTTGAATCCTTCCAACTTCGGAGCCGTGGATTCCGTCTTCGGATTTCAACCCGGAGGATTCTTCTCGGAAATATTTTTAGAAAATGGGCTTGTAGAAACCGTAAAATTGAATAGACTGGTGGACCACAAAATTCGCCTCTTAATGAACGTAGATTGCAGAGGGAACGTTCCTTGCGTAACGTTCGTAAGTCAGGATTCGGAGGTGTCGGCAGAAGATTTTGTGAGAATCTAA
- the galE gene encoding UDP-glucose 4-epimerase GalE, which produces MRILVTGGAGYIGSHVVAQLLEKKYDLLIVDNLEKGNKANLFPGVELIQGNIQDDSILEKAFAKPIDAVFHFAAWKAAGESMTDPSKYALNNINGTIKLLTFMEKAGTKKFIFSSSAAVYGSPKYLPVDEKHPLHPENYYGYTKLAIEENLKWFETLKGFRFAALRYFNAAGYDPKGRLRGLERTPANLLPIIMEAAVGMRKDFEVFGTDYETPDGSCVRDYIHVSDLAKAHVLSLEYLDSEKKSLTVNLGSETGYSVLEVIRLAEEVVGKPIPHKISGRRAGDPAKLLASSAMARELLQWKPEFSEAKTLLKTMWDVYQNPA; this is translated from the coding sequence GTGAGAATTCTTGTCACGGGTGGCGCCGGTTATATCGGCAGCCATGTAGTAGCCCAGCTTCTTGAAAAGAAATACGATCTGTTGATCGTGGATAATCTCGAAAAGGGAAACAAGGCCAATCTGTTTCCCGGAGTCGAATTGATTCAGGGGAATATCCAGGACGATTCCATCTTGGAAAAGGCGTTCGCAAAACCGATCGACGCAGTGTTTCACTTCGCTGCTTGGAAAGCGGCGGGCGAATCGATGACCGATCCTTCCAAATACGCGTTGAACAACATCAACGGGACGATCAAACTTCTTACGTTTATGGAGAAAGCCGGAACGAAGAAGTTTATTTTCTCTTCTTCCGCGGCGGTTTACGGTTCTCCGAAATATCTTCCGGTCGACGAAAAACATCCTCTTCATCCAGAAAACTATTACGGTTATACGAAACTCGCGATCGAAGAAAACCTAAAGTGGTTCGAAACTCTCAAGGGTTTCCGTTTTGCCGCATTACGTTATTTTAATGCAGCCGGCTATGATCCTAAGGGAAGATTGCGCGGTTTGGAAAGAACTCCGGCCAATCTTTTACCGATCATTATGGAAGCGGCGGTGGGTATGAGAAAGGATTTCGAAGTTTTCGGAACCGATTACGAAACTCCGGACGGAAGCTGTGTGCGCGATTACATTCACGTAAGCGATTTAGCAAAAGCTCACGTATTGAGTCTCGAATATCTCGATTCCGAAAAAAAATCGCTGACCGTAAATTTGGGTTCCGAAACGGGATATTCGGTTTTGGAGGTCATTCGTCTTGCAGAGGAAGTGGTCGGAAAACCGATTCCTCATAAGATTTCGGGAAGAAGGGCGGGCGATCCGGCCAAATTATTGGCTTCTTCCGCTATGGCTCGCGAACTGCTTCAGTGGAAGCCGGAATTCAGCGAAGCGAAAACCCTTCTTAAAACGATGTGGGACGTTTATCAAAATCCCGCGTAA